Proteins encoded by one window of Deltaproteobacteria bacterium:
- a CDS encoding CPBP family intramembrane metalloprotease, with the protein MPAPRPPGSRPSCSRAAHSAPAHPPHICVAARSARCPRPGRTRSALPALAESVSRHPVLVFVALAFGFGWSLELLGRALGGNAGEALRVAAGLAPSLAGLGAAWLCGGRAELRALVSQALRWRVEPYWYGIALLGPVLLWWIAFAYIAAVRPYSPVDTAGFATFFPLIASQLALGGGFGEELGWRGFLQSMLERRRSVVSASLAVGVIWALWSAPDLLLPNEGAGGVTRFLLFPGLCIAYSLIFGRVLQATHGSVLIVALLHASINAAEPTWRAAVPSLSDSSAVSLAHAAYTLFLALVAVFARAGARAGDGKRSLDDSA; encoded by the coding sequence ATCCCGGCGCCCCGCCCGCCTGGCTCGCGCCCGAGCTGCTCGAGGGCCGCTCACAGCGCGCCGGCGCACCCACCGCATATCTGTGTCGCGGCCAGGTCTGCGCGCTGCCCGCGACCCGGCCGGACGAGATCCGCGCTCCCGGCATTGGCTGAGTCGGTGTCCCGGCACCCGGTGCTCGTCTTCGTCGCGCTCGCGTTCGGCTTCGGTTGGAGCCTCGAGCTGCTCGGCCGCGCGCTCGGCGGCAACGCGGGCGAGGCGCTTCGCGTCGCAGCGGGACTCGCGCCGTCGCTGGCCGGGCTCGGAGCCGCATGGCTGTGCGGCGGCCGCGCGGAGCTACGCGCGCTGGTGTCGCAGGCGCTGCGTTGGCGGGTCGAACCGTACTGGTACGGGATCGCGCTGCTCGGGCCGGTGCTGCTGTGGTGGATCGCGTTCGCCTACATCGCCGCGGTCCGGCCCTACTCCCCGGTCGACACCGCGGGCTTCGCGACCTTCTTCCCGCTCATCGCAAGTCAGCTCGCGCTCGGCGGCGGATTCGGCGAGGAGCTGGGCTGGCGCGGCTTCCTGCAGTCCATGCTCGAGCGACGCCGGAGCGTCGTGTCTGCGAGCTTGGCGGTCGGCGTGATCTGGGCGCTCTGGAGCGCGCCGGACCTCCTGCTTCCGAACGAGGGAGCGGGTGGCGTGACGCGCTTCCTCCTGTTCCCAGGCTTGTGTATCGCGTACTCGCTGATCTTCGGGCGCGTCCTGCAGGCAACGCATGGCAGCGTGCTGATCGTCGCGCTGCTCCACGCCTCGATCAACGCCGCCGAGCCCACGTGGCGAGCCGCCGTGCCCTCGCTCAGCGACTCCTCGGCGGTCTCGCTCGCCCACGCCGCCTACACGCTCTTCCTGGCGCTGGTGGCGGTGTTCGCGCGCGCCGGAGCGAGGGCCGGTGACGGCAAGCGCTCGCTCGACGACTCGGCCTGA